The Glycine soja cultivar W05 chromosome 4, ASM419377v2, whole genome shotgun sequence genomic sequence TAGAAtattatcaaaagaaaaattgaacataaataaaaaaaaacaaaaatatgtgtATGACCTATATTTAAAgacatttactttttttaggCAAAAGACATCTACTTAATCACTATAAACTAATACTTTAAAACATATATCTGactttatattacttttttacAGACAAATGTCATATGTTAGTTAGTTTATTACCgagagaaattttaatttatgacattttttttaatactaaatcAATCATATATTTCCTCTAACTATATACTACATAACATACAacataactttatatatatatatatatatatatatatatatatatatatatatatatatatatatatataacagtaaaaaattatttggtttagtatacataattaaattatgtaaaacatcataaaattatattatgaaaCAAAATTGTCAAATGATACAAATTGGCGTTGGACGAAAAATACAATTCCATGCACGTTGATTGGTAACAATTTGGTACAAAAATTTCTTGTACCATATAGCACTTCTGATTAAGAAGTCATAATAAAAGTGGTTATGGTAAGCTGGTTGACAGTATTAATACCGGTCTAAAAGATTTGTGATCCATTTCTTAGTCATTAAGAAAAAGCCATGCACTTTTGCTTTGTCTTTCTTAATTTCCCTCAACACTCTAAAGCCTTCACTTCCACTTTCTCACGCTCCCCATTTCTTCTCAACTGGACCCGCCAATAATGGAGGAAGATGCCCTTCAGATGACACGTGCCTAGTTGGCGTATTAGATTAACattcttcacataaatattttcctcacattttcatttcattgtgttaatttcaactaaattttattttgtaattccgttaaaaaaagttattttataaaaattagattttagagaataaaaataGACGAAGAAGATGCGAGACTTTAAAGAAGAACATGAATagtaaaaaactaaaagtaaaaaattaaaataatttagagatgttttgattttttttaattttaaaaactaaaatagataTTACTTTTgaaaacgtttttttttttaaaaaatactcttaccaattttttaaaaaagaaaataaaaacacaaacaaacctTTCGGAAAACTTGTACTACTAATTTCGACATAATAGAAAACCAATGTGACATTatgttttccatttttatttttttttgagttttctCATGAATATGGTTCCAGAATAATCCAGATTATTCGATATCATTGAACTTCAGGTCCTTCACATAGATTATTACTTAAACGACAAGGAGCACTAGACATATTTGGATTAAAGGGTCCACTAAAGATATATATGTAACTTCCTCTGTTTTAGTAGCCATCATCGTAGGTTCACAATAGTttttgaaccatgaaataagttATATACTATGAATTATAATCCATCAATATTGGCACTAATAATCTGATTTAAAATATAGACTTAAATATTTTGTGATGTAGCAATCGGATTTGATTAATACCGTGGTAAATCATGCAGTGCTGTAACGTGCGTACAATAAAGTAGCTGTAGCATTTTGACCGTTTAAAATCAAGATATCTCCATCGACTTCATCCTCTTGAACTGTGCTTTTTTAAGTGCAACTATAATACTACTATATGAGGATAACAATCTCTCGTGCCACGTGTTATTGCACACAAAACACTAAACAATTTAGCTAAGTACCTAACTTCTAACTACGGGAAAGCTTACAGAATATCGTGAGAAAGATGATAGCAATGAATATTATTAAAGGGATAAAGTTAGCTATTTCTAGATAACTTTCCTCTGCAATGTTAATTGGCTAATGGCTAGTTTCATATGTTTCTCCTTATAACTTTTTGATTAGGGATAGTGTACACCCCTTCATGCTAAAGTAACAACAGTAATAACCAAACCAGGCAAGTTGCGGCAAATTTTGTCTTCTACCTTTATACTTAGAGTAAATCCGATACAATTAGTTAAAAAGTCAGtgataattaaaagttaaaagttaaaaaattaatttattaaattataagtatttaataaaattaaccgttaaaataattaaaaaacataaaatgataaaaaataataaaattatgattaatttaaaaataataaacaagaaattagataaatattaaagataaaaatataaaaacctagaaactaatttttcaaaaaatgttacaaattattaaaaaaaattatttatcaaataatcaaataatttttttaactaaaaactgAAATACTCCAATAACATAAGCTTAGAAGTTAAATGAGAGTGACTCATGGTAAAAAAGCCTTTACATGCAGTAGAATCGTTTCATACATGCAGTAGAATCGTTTCACACAATTTGGGCAcgatcataaattttaatcactttttctgatttcttttttttcgaggtgttaaatttcattttaaaaccaattgattttaagtgaaattgtccaacagatatataagttAAACAGTCAGTTTCTACTCTATTCCTTGTATTGCACTCTCCAAATGTGTTTATTGTGAAATAATTCCGATGAGACAatcaaaatcaaagataattatgttaaaaattaattttgttataatttttttttattgtgttagaTAGATTGTTTTATTAATAGTAATAGAAGAAAGatgaatttatcatatttttacacttttgaaaaattaaattttcattttttaggaataaatatttatagatttattgacaaaaataactatttttttttttattgaaataggCCTATATTTAAGTAGAAGATATGCTTGTAAGACCCAACTAGTGTTAGTGTATTTAacatttattcaataaattcttattaaatgagaattatgttataaattttttcagataacttattagaattaattataatgaattatttaagtaaaatttatcaaatgttTTATTGAAGTGAGATTCaaaatatctaaaatataataattttttcaattttttttttcataaactcTTTTCAAGTGCTCCTTAATTTAAAGGAAAAGATGATGTATTATTTGAAATGATTGATATATTAGGCCCATAAAATTCGAAGGGTGAAGAATGGGCCGTAAAAGTCTTTGTACAGCAATGTGAAATCGGAACTGAATCTTTATCTAACAAAAAACCCATTGGGCAAGAAAGCCCTTTCTATTAAAATGAGATCCAAACTATAGATATGCTAAACGACGTAGTTTTAAGCGAATCGTTTGGCCTTTTTATTCCTCACACTGTCAAAAACCCTAGATAGGTTTGTGATAGTGATTGCCTCCCTCTGCTGCCGTCCCTAATCTGAAGGCTCCCGCCATCTGCGATCGGATTTCATGGTAAGTTTCTGTGCAATTTTCATCAATTCTGTTTCTGTTAGAATGCTCTAATTTCCGCGTTTCTGATTTGATTTGATGGCAATTGCAGGCTCCAAAGAAGGACAAGGCTCCCCCACCTTCATCCAAGCCTGCCAAGTCTGGCGGTGGCaagcagaagaagaaggttcttgTTTCTAGTTCAAGTTCTAATTTTTATtccaatttattatctttttgccAGTTGGGTAATGCTAGATATGTGTGATGGATGGGTATTTGATGTCAAGGTTGGATTTGTGTTGTAACAGAAGTGGAGCAAGGGTAAGCAAAAGGAAAAGGTGAATAACATGGTGCTCTTCGATCAGGGTACCTATGACAAGCTCCTCTCTGAGGCACCCAAATACAAGCTCATTACTCCTTCCATTCTCTCTGACCGTTTGAGGGTATCTTCTATTACCactcttctctttcttctttttttttttatgttaaaggATTATTTGTATTGATGAGAGCGTTTGTGTTTGTGGAATTTTCATGCATGTCatgttttttgttattgttaaaattaaattgggaATTACAAGAGCTTTAACGTGGGCGAGGCATCAGTTATAACTGTTCCTTAATTGTTAGTCTTCTATGAGATCTGCATTCCTAGGCTGCTCGTAATTGTCTAGAGCATAtgtttggtatttttatgttcttaattgAGATTATCTAGACTGATTGGCTGGGATCTAACTTCAATTGTTGCATATTTGAAACTTTGTATATTTTGTGTCATCTGAGATTCTGAATTGGATTACATGCTTTAAACCTAGGATTTATTGTTAGTTGCACTTATTGTTCATGTGTTTGTGCTTGCCCTATTGCTGCCTTTTGGGGAATAATCCTGGaaagttgttttattttaactatttgaCAGTCTTCTTGGCATATGGCTATTGCCTAATAGTAAGTTGTGTAATGAGGCTACCGTTGCATCAGTAATTTTAAGGTAGTCTTATTTAGTTAGGCTGACCTTGTGTTCAAGACAATGTCTGTGATTACCTCATTTGAAATTTGCTGGCAGTGGCTGAAAGttacttctcttttttttgtccATTTTCAGCACCATGATTCTGTAATTATGCACCATTGTTCTACACTGACAACATTTTGTAATTCTGTGGGGTCTAGGATTGTTTTAATTCTTAACAATTAGTCAATCACAGTTGCAATAATGTCTTACATTTCAATGACCATACTTGTACATGTGCAAAATTAGATGAACCATTGACTtgtaataaaagtaatattttctgCTTTCATTATCTCTTCATtgaaattttatggatgattcAATTTATGAGCATTATGGAGAAAAGATTCTCATAATTTTTCATGCACCTTACAGATTAATGGATCACTTGCAAGGAAGGCTATTAGGGAATTGATGGCTAGAGGTTCAATCAGGATGGTGTCTGCCCATGCAAGTCAGCAGATTTACACTAGAGCTACAAACACCTAGATGTACTGGTTATAATTTATGTAGTATTGATGCACCTCTGAagtgaaattttgttttttctgtttGAGACGTACCTCATGCTAGATTGCATCAGTTCGACAGTTGCTAAATTCATGGTTTATTTCCTTTTACATCCTTCTTGGTAATATATTTGGCACAAGGCtttcatattttattgttttgtgcattttgCTAGCATGTTATTCTGGGAAGTAAATTTTAGCCTTCACAGAAAGATTTGGATCTTTTAACTGCATGTCTGGTAACCCATTTAAAACTCTATGTTCCGAGACAACACTGAAGCTGCTCTGTATAGCTTTTTCATCTCAGATATTTGACGGAAAATAGGTGTGTACCGGAGTTGCAAACACAACTCCAATCACTATtctttttgagaaaatattcaGGGAAGAGAGGTCatggtgatatatatatatatatatatatatatatatatatatataaaaaaatttcacgtGATGAATACTATTTTGTATAATGGCCATGGATATATCAAATAACGATTTTTGTTTGTCGATAAACTTGAAAAACTACCCAAGTTGTCAACCTTTATGAACTGTGCGTAAGAAGTTTAAAGATAAGTTTTAGTGGCTGAAACGAGCTTCTTTTGCTGCCAAGTTTAGTTTGATGCTGACGGACTATCTAAGCACCAACTTTACATAACGAACTTTCTTCAAACATATGGGTGTCAATTGACAATTGAACCAGATCGTTAAAGTTATCATAGAACTAAATGTTGCTTGTTACTAAAGGCTAGGATCTATGGATTACTCGTCATAAAAGAAACTACCTTCAAGGGCTAGGATCTTGTGGTTTCTTCAAAACTGCCGTGTTACTTCATCCATCGGcaccctaaaaaaaattatcctaaatCATAATAGGTAAATGTTTCCAGTCAGAATGTTCATTGGACCATAGGAGTTGTTGAAAAATTACTGAATGCACACCAGtaaaattgcagtagaagaggAGAGCATGCAGTTGCAGAGTTTATACTTGAGGTAACctaagccaaaaataaaaaaatgctattGGTTCAGCGCCCGCTATAATCTTCTCGAAGTATTTGTCATTGGTTCCAGGGGGTTTGGGAACAAGCTTCAAGTTTCAGGGGGTTTGGGAAGAATGGTGTTAGGGAAGCATTTCACAAACATCGCCAAGGCGTTCATTCCTAAGAACTCAATCATAATGTTATTCTTCGCCAACTTGGAGGGGAATATATTCCTCTTGTCTATAATATGGAACATATAGTAGCAGCACGATGAAAGTCTTTCTAACAAGGAGCTCCATACTCTTGTGACTACAAACATGAAAACCTCTCCGCACTATCTCTCGAATAGTGTGCCCTCTGCACCTCACCCTTTCATGTCAAAATATGAGGAGTATTTTCACATATTAAAGGCTTTTGAAGCCTTCATTCCATCATCATCAATAAGTCAAAGACTCAAATGATTTGGAGAAATTGatcattgagtttttttttatcgacaaatgttaattgttagtttttgttagaaaaaggaattaaagtgtGATCTTTTTCTCCTCTCCTTTTTTCTTAACCACTCAACCAACTTTATATCTTCTACCCATCATTGAGGGTAGTAAGTATGTGTCATCAAGGAAGAATGTGAAGGCAATTGGAAAGATCTTCGGAAAATTTGGAGTTATGCATTCAGGTTTTAGAGGCAGGAATTGACCATCTTCAAAGGCAAATCATTAGAACCAAACTTTCCCTTCTCAATATCTGTAACAATTAAATTcacttaatcccatcacacagcGATGTAGTCACGAGTGCTAGTTACTTGTACATTAATATAACTGTTTTTTTAGCACTTCTTATATATTAGAGATTCAAATTCCAgttcttacttttatccttcctTGTCCCGAGTATCTGTAATGTATATCTGCCATATCACTTCTCTATTTGGTCTTATTCCAAGTCCAGCTGCAAAATAAGAGAATAACAGAAATGAGGGAAGAAGCCTGAATGTTTGGTGCTTTAATGTCTATTCTAAAATAAAGGTTTAGAGTAGTTTATGTGAAAGTTAATAAGTTTATTatacatgataattttttattggatgaGTCTTATCTCTTTAATGCATAAACTATTTTCTCAaaagtttaatttgataataGTCTTAGTTATATGTTCTCATCTGAATACAAGTGTTATGATCTAATTCAAATCTCGGCGGTTCTTAGCATATTAGTTGTGTGTCATGCTATATCAATCAATCACTTGAGTTTTGGAACCACATCATGGCTGATCTCACGTTGCCTTTTGCCCCTTGGGCTTTGGTTGGTGGCTAGGTGATTGATCAACTGCCCTCAATTATCATTCGTGGGCTCAAATATCACAAGTTTAATTCAATGAACGATGTGATGGCTGTCTTCCTATTATTATGAGGACAAAGCAAATCAAATATCAATTTGCAATTTCCTTATGATATCTTTCTATTTTATACGGACAGCAAAGCAAGGTCTATAATACACTAACACCGTCaccactaaaaatatatttcagtaGCAACACTTTATCTAAATCAGGATCCGGCCTATCTTGTTCATAAAATCCATCACTTTCATTTTTCACAACCCTAATTTATGTAgacaacttatattttttttgttttgttttaagaggagtgaaaatatttaaaaaaatatattttgagttAAACTGACAATGTAGCTAAAAAAATATGTGGGGGGTGGTGTTCAACTGTCATACTCGTCACAGTAAACAGAAGACGAGGAACTTGAATTAATTTCATAACATATCTGCTGATATAGAGGCTTCctttttcatgaaatgcatgatAATGAAGCCAAAAAGCAATGAAACTTTCAAGTCAATCACCGGCACACCCGAAAGTGGTAGAATTATAAATGATTGTATATTTATTAGTACGAATTCAAGACCAAGAGGTATGGAGCTTTCGTTTTACGAATTGAACTAGTCTACACGTGCAAATGTTTACatggataaaataattattcacaaaagacaaaaatattattgtatatCTGTAGCAACGGCCAAAACAATGTCAATGTCCCTCGTGCAACTTATGATGAAGAAACAGTAtaccaaaaagaaatatggaccAAAATCCAAGTGTGGGATTATAATGGTGTGGGAGAAACCAATAAAACAAAGGGGGTGTGAGTTGTAAAGATTAGGCTGGGGGGACATTGCATTAACATATCTCTGATAATATTTAGATCAATCTAGATCGGTTAGCAATTACTTGTATTAGTTTAAGATGAGAATCCTCGTGTCTCCATTGCCATATATATTGATCAATAGCCAAGGAAGGATACCAAGTTCCTCATTCAATTGCAAATTATTCAACAGCAACTCCCTCCTCTTGTCTAATtgaggaaattaaaatggcAGCCTCTTCATTGAACCACAAATTCCATAACCATGCTCGTTCTAATAGCTTGCCCTCTAAGCCACACCCTCTCATCCTACAATGCAATGAACGCTTATCTAGACTAGGGGCCTATGATACCATCTCTTCTTCATTGCTAAGGCAAAATCTTACTAACCTTCTAGATTTGCATGGGTGCATTGAAAAGTTGGTTCAACTACCCTTAACTCAACAAGCACTTGTTCAGGAATGCCAAGAGAAATGGGTGGATGATCTCTTGGATGGATCTCTAAGGCTCCTTGATGCATGTACGGCAACCAAAGATGCCTTACTTCACACCAAGGAGTGCACCCGTGAGCTTCAATCAactataagaagaagaagaggaggtgAAGTGGAACTCACACTAGAGGTTAAGAAATTCTTGACCTCAAGGAAGGTGGTGCGAAAGGCCATATTCAAAGCCCTGGAGAATCTGAAGGGTAATGCAAATAAAGGAAACCTTGCCATCACTAATTACAAAGACTACCAAACCATGGCATTGGTAAACTTGTTAAAAGAAGCTGAAGTGATCACTTTTTCCACGTTTGAGTCATTGCTGAATTTCTTTTCTGGGTCAACACAAGCAAAACGAATTAGCAGCTGGGCTTTGGTTTCAAAGCTGATGCACAACAAAAGGGTAGGCTACGCACAAGGAGCAGATGAGAATGAGTTTGCAAAAGTGGATGCTGCATTTCAGTTATTTGCCTTTAACATGTCAACCAAGTCAAATGATGATATCAGTGATTTGCTAAAGAAGCTAGAGAACTTGGGGACTTGCATACCAGATCTTGAAGAAGGACTTGAGTCCCTGTTTAGGCGTTTGATTAAAATCAGAGTTGCACTTCTCAATATCCTTAATCACTAGTTGAAGAATCTAAACTAGAGGGATCAAATTTTTGTAATGGCATAGATATTATTGTCGTGGGTACAATTGTAGATACTAATGTACTTGTTATGTTCATGATTTGATAAACATGCCACTCAATATATTGTTCATATATTACACATCTGCTTTCTTTCAGAGTTCATGACTTATTTGCaagttctgtaaaaaaaaaagacttattgGCAAGGAATACGTTTTCAAAAAGTTGTCCAAGTCCATTCAGTTTTTAGGCTCCCATCTCCGTAACTGAAAATAGAACCAAATCAAATCACaaacatattaaatttatattattttttctatttcatcATCAAATAAACCCTACCTTTATTATgaacataaatttgtattttttaaaaatatatattatatttgagtcacattttcaaaattttataattttattatttcgtCATTTGTGACACCTTCTACTCTAAcgtacatacatacatacatacatacatatatatatatatatatatatatatatatggaatttaattaaattaattttatttaaatcacgtacACAAATTCACATGGATAAAAGAATCACATTCACTTtactattatcaaataaaatttattaaaaacatatatgaCTTAGAACAAgaccgtcaaaatttacaaaaaaactcaagttaagcagtgaaataaaataaagtaaaataacatcatgGAATTGTAATAAAAACTCATGcctcaatgtcacatcctatcagagcattatgTCTCAGCGTCTTCTAGCACGaagttctttaaagtcatccacctaaccacctgctcccacgaacacaaggtttcAGATCATTACAAGATTCAAACACAAGCAACACACAGGAAGTGAATATAAATGAAagcacacagacacacacataatataagtataacatGTTCAACTTAGCACAATTCACATCATTTTACTACTCATTCCATAACATCATTTGTCCCAaggatttatttacaaaatcacgTTCTACACCTTTACATTAATCATGTGTTCAAAACAATACATCTCAAGCACAACACAACGTCTCACactcacacaattcattacACACTATCACGTAAcaagtcacaaatatcattataCAGACGTTATGCaatagatacactaagactcaatcttatatgcaatgtgataccatgttagtgaaaaatctcatcgagcgcttaggagtacatgacaagacagaccacacactagtaagtcaggctactctcactag encodes the following:
- the LOC114408456 gene encoding 40S ribosomal protein S25, producing MAPKKDKAPPPSSKPAKSGGGKQKKKKWSKGKQKEKVNNMVLFDQGTYDKLLSEAPKYKLITPSILSDRLRINGSLARKAIRELMARGSIRMVSAHASQQIYTRATNT
- the LOC114408048 gene encoding uncharacterized protein LOC114408048 translates to MAASSLNHKFHNHARSNSLPSKPHPLILQCNERLSRLGAYDTISSSLLRQNLTNLLDLHGCIEKLVQLPLTQQALVQECQEKWVDDLLDGSLRLLDACTATKDALLHTKECTRELQSTIRRRRGGEVELTLEVKKFLTSRKVVRKAIFKALENLKGNANKGNLAITNYKDYQTMALVNLLKEAEVITFSTFESLLNFFSGSTQAKRISSWALVSKLMHNKRVGYAQGADENEFAKVDAAFQLFAFNMSTKSNDDISDLLKKLENLGTCIPDLEEGLESLFRRLIKIRVALLNILNH